GTCAGGTAACGCATGTGGGGAGCTTGACTGATGACGGGGCTTATCAGCCGCAAAGTACCTGGTTCTTGCTGGGCGAAATTCTGCAACGCACGGATGCGGCGCAGCGAAAGTTTCAGGATATCGTCGCGGACGACGTACTACAGGCGATTGGGATTCGTGAGGCCTGGTGTGGTCTGCCGGAATCGCTGCTTCCAGAAATTCAGGAGCGACTTCCGGATTTCTACGTCCGCGAAAAGGGTCGGCTGGTTCACAGCGATTACGGAACGCCGCCGTGGTTGACTCAGCCTTCCCCCGGCGGAAACATGCGAGGTCCCGTGCGAGAACTCGGGCGGTTTTACGAAATGCTGCTGCACGACGGCAAAGTGGCAGACGGAGGGCATTATCTGCAGCCTGCGACCGTTGCCAGCATGACGTCGCGACATCGCACGGACACGCACGACACCACGTTTCAACATGCAGTTGATTTTGGCCTTGGCCTGATCATCGATTCCAATCACCACGGCCACGCGACGGTGCCTTACGGATTCGGGCAGTATTGTTCTGAACGAACCTTCGGGCACGGCGGAGCTCAA
This DNA window, taken from Fuerstiella marisgermanici, encodes the following:
- a CDS encoding serine hydrolase domain-containing protein, which codes for MLQDLPETTAAIQNGIERQMHTGVQVYVSLNGQPVVNDAIGMATADRAMSSETIMLWRSAGKPITAAAICRLWEQGDLSLDSPLSEYLPEAAHSVLGDVTIQQILTHTSGIPLIDTHWPTAGWDDIVARIERQVTHVGSLTDDGAYQPQSTWFLLGEILQRTDAAQRKFQDIVADDVLQAIGIREAWCGLPESLLPEIQERLPDFYVREKGRLVHSDYGTPPWLTQPSPGGNMRGPVRELGRFYEMLLHDGKVADGGHYLQPATVASMTSRHRTDTHDTTFQHAVDFGLGLIIDSNHHGHATVPYGFGQYCSERTFGHGGAQCAMGFCDPDAKLVVAWAANGFCGEGQHQRRNRAINEAVYQDLGLAKQR